In the Arachis hypogaea cultivar Tifrunner chromosome 20, arahy.Tifrunner.gnm2.J5K5, whole genome shotgun sequence genome, agcataCACCCTCTTTGCAaaatcaatccaactcttttcaaatcttttccaaaaacaaatctatcCTTTTCAccctaaaatcttttcaatatctttttcatattatcttttttcaaaaacccagatttatctttttcaaaaatctatcctatcttttcaaaatcaaactatatcttctatcttatctttttcactctaaaatcttttcaatatctttttcatattatctttttcaaaaacccagatttatctttttcaaaaatctatcctatcttttcaaaatcaaactatatcttctatcttatctttttcaactcaatctttttatcttatctcttccaatttttcgaaaatccacccccacccctttaaattgggttcggcctcccccctcctccatcaacaagtgcacctcgatctccttctatccctcccctttcttttcttttgcttgaggacaagcaaacctctaagtttggtgtgtttatccgagatcactaagatcatggctcccaaaggaaaacaatccactccaagaggcaagaaagagagcattccaaaaccactttggaatcaagggaagttcttatctaaagaacattcagaccattatcttaaagtaatgggtctgagattagtgatcccggaagtgagattcgatctgaaagaagatgaatatccggagatccaggagcaaattcgaatcaggaactgggaagtcctagctaattctgaaacgaaagtaggaaggaacatggtccaggagttttatgctaatatgtggcagactgacaagcaaagactatctggaacagcctgctacgaatttcggaccatggtcaggggaaagattgttcataccacccctgacaagatcagagagatattaaagctaccgcagctaaaggatgatccagactccttcaacaggaggatgatgagagcagacattggcctggataagattctagaggacatctgtatccctggagccaggtggaccaccaacacaaagggcgtcccaaatcaactcaagagggaggatctcaaaccagttgccagaggatggctggacttcattgggcgttctctgttgcccaccagcaaccgttctgaagtcacagttaaaagagcagtgatgattcattgcatcatgatgggaaaggaagtggaagttcatcagctgatttcaacagagctctataagattgctaacaaaaattcaagagaggccaggttggcttatctaagcgtgatttctctgctctgcaaggacgctggagtcaagatgggaataactgaatatatcctaattgaaaagtcaatcaccaaagcatcaatggagagacaacaagcacaggaggaacatatcaagaagagagcacaggaattcctcccagagattcctcaagcagaatattgggaatatcttgagacgtctgtcaccaagatacaggaagctatggagcaaataataaaacaacagaaggaacacagtcaaatgctgacccatatgcttaaagaacaagaggagcagggacgtgacttaagggaactgaagcgccaaaagtcttctgtgataccaagcctcccaaggatcagaggaactcccatacccccagaataaaggttgttaatttccaatttctgccttaactctgtgacagtgtccttaaaaaaaaaaagtttaccttataagtcatataatagtaattagtatctatttgattttatctccaattaagctatagtttatttttctcatcatcattaaacatgaataaaatagtagatcttttgaataagaagcaataaaatttcgagtttaataaaaaaaattctaattggttaaatgtggtggcaatgctttctgtcttctgaatgaatgcttgaacagtgcacatgtcttttgaatttgttgtttaagactgttaaatatgttggctcttgaaagaatgatgaacatgagacatgttattgataatctgaaaatcatcaaaatgattcttgaagcaagaaaaagcagcaaagaacaaagcttgcagaaaaaaaaaaagcaagcagaaaaagccaaaagctcttaaaaccaaaaggcaagggcaaataaaaaggatcccaaggctttgagcatcagtggataggagggcctaaaggactaaaatcctggtctaagcggctaaaccaagctgtccctaaccatgtgcttgtggcgtgaaggtgtcaagtgaaaacttgagactgagcggttaaagtcaaggtccaaagcaaaaagaagagtgtgcttaagaactctggacacctctaattggggactttagcaaagctgagtcacaatctgaaaaggttcacccagttatgtgtctgtggcatttatgtatccggtagtaatactggaaaacaaggtgcttagggccacggccaagactcataaagaagctgtgttcaagaatcatcacactgaactaagagaatcaataacactatctgaattctgagttcctatagatgccaatcactctgagcttcaatggataaagtgagatgccggaactgttcagaagcaaaaagctactagtcccgctcatctaattaggatctgagcttcaatcaaaaactctgagatattattgcttctcaacctattagtcttctattttatttgtctagttgcttgaggacaagcaacagtttaagtttggtgttgtgatgagcggatattttatacgctttttggggataatttcatatagttttgagtatgttctagttagtttttagtttatttccagtagtttttaggaaaaattcatatttctagactttactatgagttgtgtgtttttctgtaatttcaggtatttttctagctgaaattgaaggagctgagcaaaaatctgattcaggttgaaaaaggactgctgatgctgttggattctgacctccctgcacttaaattggattttctggagctacagaactcgaaatggcatgcttccaattgcattggaaagtagacatccagggctttccagcaatatataatagtccatactttgcacaaggatagacgacgtacactggcgttcaacgccagtcctctgcccaattctggcgtccagcgccagaaaaggataaaaaactggagttgaacgcccaaactggcacaaaaactggcgttcaactccacaaatggcctctgcacgtgaattacttaaagtctcagccccagcacacaccaagtgggccccagcacaccaagtgggccccagaagtggatctctgcatcatccatcatagtccactcatattttgtaaccctaggctactggtttagtatttaaacaacttttagagacttattttgtatctcatgacatttcagatctaaactttgtattctctgacggcatgagtctctaaaccccattgttgggggtgaggagctctgctgtgtctcgatgaattaatgcaagtatttctgttttccattcaaacacgcttgttcctatctaagatgttcattcgcgcttaactatgatggaggtgatgagctgtgacactcatcaccttcctcaaatcatgaacgtgtgcctgaaaaccacctccgttctatatacgattgaatgagtatctcttagattccttaatcagaatctccgtggtataagctagaactgatggcagcattcatgagaatccggaaagtctaaaccttgtctgtggtattccgagtaggattcaaggattgaatgactgtgacgagcttcagactcttgaaggctgggcgttagtgacagacgcaaaaggatagtaaatcctattccaaccgaatcgagaaccaaccggtgattagccgtgctgtgacagagcgcgtgagcgtagttttcactgggaggacggaaggtagccattgacaacggtgatccaccaacacacggcttgccatagggggacgtgcgtgcgtgaacaagaagacagaggaaagcagagattcagaagacaaagcatctccaaaactccaacatattctccattactgcacaacaagtaatttttaatttatgctctactggttactcacaattcaattgataaacataattgacttcctgactaagatttacaagataaccatagattgcttcaaaccaacaatctccgtgggattcgacccttactcacgtaaggtattacttggacgacccagtgcacttgctggttagtggtacgtgttgtgaaaagtgtgattcgcaattcgtgcaccaatgatatctcttattttgagcaccagtggatcaataaacccaaaaccatcttgagtaacaagattaaatgcttccacacaatccgtctcacaaataacatctcgttgacccacatcccaagctaagagatgtcctctccaaatagcaaacaattctccttgaagaatactattactctcaatcattcccaaacaccccctttgccagctcccattacaatctctaataacacaagcaaaaccaacactatcacccgaaccaaaataactagcatcacaattaatcttaaaagtaccaatggatgggggattccaaaaaccatttagagtagagggaatgGACATacattgtaattcaaaaatatttctaagctccttttctgaagttaatgccagacaaatgactttttccggaggccaagtttcatggggattaaagatgtcgttattccttgctcgccatatccaccaaagtcccgaaaagaacttgaacgggtgctctctgctatgatacaagaaccagtttttcaaatccaaaggatgacaaggaatatccaacctttgccagacaagctgagcttttggacaatcccgaatacaatgtataaccgattcctggctagaaagacatcttggacacctatccgatgacgacatccctcttctaaagcgaaaacttgcagtaggaagagcctccttaagacacaaccaagccaaaaacttatgcttttctggaacaagctgacgccaaagccaaagccaattctccctctcctcccaaccaaacagctgcttacacaaccacaagtaaccattgcgtgagtcatagactttggcagcagacccactccaataccaacccacttccggacctgcttgttcatctggattgtaagagagaatattatctttcagattttgagataaaggagaataaagagtatccaaatgccacctaccaaccgaccaaatatcctgtatccggagattcgaatcagaaatgtggacATAAttcatctcattagataaccgtccttctctcctccagctagaaaaccaaaaattctggttcaaatctccaatacaccaagcaaacccatccttcaacactttccaagccttgcaaagacacctccaaatgggagagtccttgttcttaggataactaaaacagtcatatagagatgatcggtatttggcatccaataattggacccataacttgtttggctgctggaaaaaagtccaaactagcttcccaagaagagcaatatttacacaataaggatctctaatccccaaacctccatatttttttagagtaaccagtaccttccgactaacaagattcaatcctcttccatcaacttgtcttttccaaagaaaattcctcatcatagactccaatttactaatgattcctttgggaaaaatagagacctgcatctggtacgtgggaatagcagcggcaacagaattaaccaagcagagtctaccagcccgattgagtaaactccctttccagcttgctagcctactccgaatcttatTCAGGACACTattgaaagctgaacgagtcactctagaatggctaagggtaactccaagatacttgcccaaatcctggacaaatctgatagaggataccccagtgaaaacctctttccttgttgcagagacattcttggagcaaagcgctttagacttctccacattaatcttcatcccagatgctttgcaaaaagtctctaaaaccaacatcacattttgcacttgtctctttgtagctttacagaatagaagcaagtcatccgcaaacattaaatgggatattcttggtccccctctagaaatagcaaccggctcccacaagcccaaatcaacctgatgactaataaagcatgccagtcgctccatacacaacacaaaaagatagggtgacatagggtctccttgtctaagacctcggctAGGAGTAGGTGAGCACTAATTTGATACAAGAGTTTTATAACCATAAATTAAACTGATACTTATATTACTAATTTAGTTTAACAgcgaataaaatattaacttaattCATAGTATTATAAAAAACCTAACCAAACTCAACATACTTAACAGATAAATGTTAgagttaataaaatttattatttttaattaatttaattattaataattaaaaatatagactAAAAACATGTAGTTGAATTTCTgtactaaaaaataaaactgaataCTAAAATCTACTAGTCGTGAACAGAGTGAAAACATTTAAGTCTAATAATATCTAAAATAAGACAAAGGCTACCAAACCTAGTGACCAACCATGTTTAGGAACATAGGAGGGAGGGGGAATGGGGTGAATCCAAATTCCAAATAATAATGTTAAGTGGTGATTTCCTAAGCATCTTCAATGCATTCATTATTCAATTTTCAATTCCTTTTCACACACACCCCGATTGGTTTTGAAAAActcagaaagaaagagaagaagacttttgagagagagagagagagagagagagatgggaaGAAGAAGGTGCTTCTTGGACGTAAGCATAGGTGAAGAGCTTGAAGGAAGGATAGTGGTTGAGCTCTTCAACGACGTCGTTCCCAAAACTGCTGAGAATTTCAGAGCTCTCTGCACCGGCGATAAGGGCATTGCTCCCAACACCGGAGTCCCCCTCCATTTCAAGGTTCCTCCTTCTATCAATTCAATTCCTTCTCTGAAAAGACGGTTATGTCCACTTTATTATCACTCCTCTTTTTGCTTCTCGATATACCTTTTCGTCATTCGCTCACTTTTATTCTTGGGAAAAGGATTCCTTCTACTTTGTGTTTATTCTTCTTTCAGTGTGTTACTGTGTTCTCAATCCAAAGTAGTATCTTTTTGGGAACTAGAGCATGAGCATACTATATTATCTCTATTATTCTTTAACTCACTACCAAATTTGTTGAAGAATGCTAAAATATGCCAACTTTATGGGGctctatagtttttttttttttttatattattatttaatgaatgAATTGCCTGAGAATCTATGTTAGCAAtgctggaagaagaagaagaccaaaaaaaaaaaaaaaagaatccatAAGTTTAAACTGTTGATAGTACATGTCATGATGCCATGGGATCACATTGACCTACAAATCTAAaagctttcttttcatttttcgtaCTTCAATTAAAGATTCAACAAGAATCGGTTGTAACACATACTTAAATTGGATAGAACATTACTACAAGGATGCCTTACTTTATTGGTCTGGACCGGGCTCATGTTATGATTTCTATACACTCAATGAGTATAGAAGAGTTTCACTCTGtcatttaatcaaatattttagTGTTTGGCAGAGTTTAAAAGATAGGAGGCGGTTAAATActtaaatcaaatcaattttttttttctaatgcgGCAAACTTTTTGTACTGGCAAAATTTGTTCATGCCATATATTATCTTCTAACAAGTAAATTGGCAGTATTAGTTTAAAGTCGACTATTGAATTCGAATTATTTTTCTGGTTGTACCTTCAGGGGTCATGCTTTCATCGTATTATTAAGGGTTTTATGATCCAAGGAGGCGATATTTCTGCTGGAGATGGTACTGGAGGAGAATCTATATATGGACTGAAGTTTGaagatgaaaattttgaattgaagcaTGAAAGGAAAGGGATGCTATCAATGGCAAACTCTGGTCCAAATACGAATGGGTCTCAGTTCTTTATCACCACTACTCGAACTTCTCATCTAGATGGTAAGCATGTTGTATTTGGGAAAGTAGTTAAGGGAATGGGAGTGGTCCGTTCGATTGAGCATGTTACTACTGGAGATGATGACTGTCCCACTCTTGATGTAAAAATTGTGGATTGTGGAGAAATTCCTGAAGGAGAAGATGATGGAATCTCCAACTTTTTCAAAGATGGTGATACTTATCCTGATTGGCCAGCAGATCTTGATGAGAGTCCTAATGAACTTGAATGGTGGACGGAATCTGTTAACAACATTAAAACTTTTGGTAACGATTATTACAAGGTGTTGTTGCTTTCCACAATCCACCCTACTCTATTCTGATATTATATTTGATGTATTGTTTTAACTTTATAAGAGTAAGAATGAAATATTCATTCTGTCTGTTAATAGTTATCCCTTCTCCCTTGCAATTCTTGACAGGAAAAAACtaattcttttttccttttcgttACAGAAACAAGATTACAAAATGGCTCAAAAGAAGTATCGAAAGGCTTTGCGCTACCTAGATATTTGTTGGGAAAAAGAGGGGATTGATGAAGGCAAGCTGGCCTGTCTACTATTTATTTCGGCAGAGAGATTAAATTGTAATTGCATTTCACCTCCTTTAAATGCGGATAACATAGTTGTGTTTATGCCTTTGCAGAGAAAAGTTCAGGTTTGAGAAAGACGAAATCTCAGATTTTTACAAACAGCTCTGTAAGTTTGAATTTACTTTATTGCAGTGTGCTATCATATTCTTTGTTGAGTTCTGTTGCCAGTTTGCTATATGAACTGTTCCTGTTTTACTAATTGTCTATCGTATGCCATTCTTTAGGCTTGTAAATTGAAATTAGGCGATCTCAAAGGAGCATTGTTGGATACCGAATTTGCAGTGCGTGATGGAGAGAATAATGCCAAAGCTTTGTTCCGCCAAGGTCAGGTTGGTATCCCATTTGTCACAATTTAGGAGCTTTCCTTTCCCTTGAATATATCAGTCTTCTTGTTGCTGGTAATTAATgtttctcactttcttctcctATTGCTATGTTGCTTCCGAGTTCTGACTTATCAGGCATACATGGCACTCCATGACATTGATGCTGCCGTTGAAAGCTTTAAGAAGGCATTGACCTTGGAGCCACACGATGgtaatttatgattttggatcatGCCTTTGGCATAAATTCACTGTTCTATACACAACTTCACCATATTTCTAGTCAGGTTTTTTgatgttattttaaaagattggaTAACCTTTTGATGATACAAGCCGAACAGCGATTTTATATGTTAGGAAATGCAAACATAAAATTTACAACTCGAATGCTTATTCTATGAAGAGCTAATTAATCCGCCTTTGTATGTTATTTAAGCTGGAATAAAAAAGGAACTTGCTGCTGCgaggaagaaggtgatgatctatCTAATTTGTGCAAGCATAGATAGAAGCATTATATCCTATTTttaggaatctaactaattatatCTGTTACAGATAGCTGATAGGCGCGATAAAGAGAAAAAGGCATATAGCAAGATGTTCCAATAACATTTGCTATGCCTCTGCCAGTCAATCCAGGTAATAAAGTAGTATATGAATATTAATTACCTTCTTATTATAGATTTTAAATGTAGAGTAATGACCATGTTTGCTTGTCCACCATCTAAGAAATTCTTAGGTATTCCACGAGCATCACATTGAAATCAATCACAACTAAGAAAAGAATCACTCTTTAAAATATGGTTCGATACTTATTGGTTATGAGTACAATACACATGCCGCTCCAAGAGCATGTGCAGTAATCAAAACTTAAACTTTACAGTTTGGATTTCTGTTGTCACAATAGCTTATTTGCACCATTTGAAATTCAAAAGAGCTGAATCAAACTCACTTCCTTTCCCCTTTGCAGGTCCAAGGAGCATTGTATACAAAATATTAGAACAGGCTTGCATTCATTGTTGCTAAATGTATTAGGAATGAGGCTCAGAGGAAATAAGTTGATACTGGATTGGtcaaccttttttttctttttgcagagAACTCAAATCATTATTTGGTGGTTATTATAGCTATGGAAATGTTGGTTATCCGATGGACAAGTGAGAAAGCTTTACTTGTGATTTTGTTTTGATATTTGTAATTAGGTACTTACACTCAAAAAGAGAGTAATATAGCACCTCTATTGGTTATTCAATTTTAGACACATAGTTTTAtgttagaaaatttaaatttatgtatctTTGATTTAGATA is a window encoding:
- the LOC112783366 gene encoding peptidyl-prolyl cis-trans isomerase CYP40; this translates as MGRRRCFLDVSIGEELEGRIVVELFNDVVPKTAENFRALCTGDKGIAPNTGVPLHFKGSCFHRIIKGFMIQGGDISAGDGTGGESIYGLKFEDENFELKHERKGMLSMANSGPNTNGSQFFITTTRTSHLDGKHVVFGKVVKGMGVVRSIEHVTTGDDDCPTLDVKIVDCGEIPEGEDDGISNFFKDGDTYPDWPADLDESPNELEWWTESVNNIKTFGNDYYKKQDYKMAQKKYRKALRYLDICWEKEGIDEEKSSGLRKTKSQIFTNSSACKLKLGDLKGALLDTEFAVRDGENNAKALFRQGQAYMALHDIDAAVESFKKALTLEPHDAGIKKELAAARKKIADRRDKEKKAYSKMFQ